The genomic interval CGTTAATCAAAAAATAATTAAGTCTTGCATCATTGCACTCATTAGAAATCGATGTACTCCTTAATATATTATGACATCTAATATGTCAATCCGTTAAGATTGTCAGTCAAAGTAAAATGTCAAAATGTCAGATGTATTTCCGCCATTTTAACAAAAACTGACAATTTATTAGAGGGTTTTCTGTTGGCACAATGATTGCTTTAGTGTCAGCAAGTTATTAAAACGAGTATATAATAAAATTAAATATATTAAAAATGGGTAAAATAATCGGAATTGATTTAGGTACTACAAACTCTTGTGTTTCTGTAATGGAAGGTAATGAAGCTGTTGTAATTCCTAATGCAGAAGGAAAAAGAACAACACCATCTATCATCGCTTTTGTTGAAGGTGGAGAAATTAAAGTAGGGGATCCTGCAAAAAGACAAGCAGTAACTAATCCAACTAAGACTATTGCTTCTATCAAACGTTTTATGGGACAATCTTTTGCTGAAACTACAGAAGAAGCAAAAAGAGTTCCTTATTCAGTAGTAAAAGGAGACAACAATACGCCACGTGTTGATATTGATGGTCGTTTATACTCTGCTCAAGAATTGTCAGCAATGACTCTTCAAAAAATGAAAAAAACTGCTGAAGACTATTTAGGTCAAACAGTTACAGAAGCGGTTATTACTGTTCCTGCTTACTTTAACGATGCACAACGTCAAGCTACAAAAGAAGCTGGTGAAATTGCAGGTCTTAAAGTTATGCGTATCATCAATGAGCCAACTGCTGCGGCATTAGCTTACGGATTGGACAAAAAAGGAATCGATCAAAAAATCGCTGTTTACGATTTAGGTGGAGGTACTTTTGATATCTCTGTTCTTGAATTAGGAGACGGAGTTTTTGAAGTATTATCTACAAACGGAGATACTCACTTAGGTGGTGATGATTTTGACCAAGTTATTATTGACTGGTTAGCTGACGAATTTAATGCTGAAGAAGGTATTGATTTACGTCTTGACCCAATGTCATTACAACGTATCAAAGAAGCTGCTGAAAAAGCTAAAATTGAATTATCTGCTTCTGCTGAAACAGAAATCAACTTACCATATGTTACGGCTACTGCTTCAGGACCAAAACACTTAGTAAAAAAATTATCTCGTGCTAAATTTGAGCAATTAGCGGATTCATTAGTAAAACGTTCTATGGCTCCTGTAGCAAGAGCGTTGAAAGATGCAGGTTTATCTACATCTGATATTGACGAAGTTATCTTGGTTGGAGGTTCTACTCGTATCCCAAGAATTGTTGAAGAAGTTGAAAAATTCTTCGGTAAAAAAGCATCTAAAGGAGTTAACCCTGATGAAGTTGTTGCAATTGGAGCAGCTATTCAAGGTGGAGTTCTTTCTGGAGATGTAAAAGATGTATTGTTACTTGACGTTACACCTTTATCTTTAGGTATCGAAACTATGGGTGGAATTATGACTATCTTAATCGAAGCTAATACTACTATCCCAACTAAAAAATCTCAAGTTTTCTCTACAGCTGCAGATTCTCAACCAACTGTTGAACTACACGTTCTTCAAGGTGCTAGAGCAATGGCTGCTGATAACAAAACTATCGGACGTTTCAACTTAGACGGTATTCCACCAGCACCAAGAGGAGTTCCTCAAATCGAGGTTTCTTTTGATATTGATGCAAATGGTATCATCAAAGTTTCTGCTACTGACAAAGGAACAGGAAAATCTCATGACATCCGTATCGAAGCTTCTTCTGGATTAACATCTGAAGAAATCGAAAGAATGAAACAAGATGCTGAAGCTAACGCTGAGTCTGACAAAATCGCTAGATCTAGAGCTGAGAAATTAAACGAAGCTGATTCTATGATCTTCCAAACTGAAACTCAGTTGAAAGAACTTGGAGCTAAATTAACAGATGACAATAAAGTTGCTGTTGAGTACGCTTTGACTGAATTGAGAATGGCTCACCAATCTCAAGACGTTCCAGCTATTCAAACTGCACTTGATAACATCAACGCAGCTTGGAAAAAAGCAACTGAAGCAATGTATGCTGAAGGAGAACAAGCGCAAGGTGGTGCACAACCACAAGCGGAAGCTCAAGGAGACAACGTTGAAGACGTTGAATTCGAAGAAGTAAAATAATACAAGTAGAGACGCGATTTATCGCGTCTCACTATTTTTATATCAAAACCGAACTAGCAATAGTTCGGTTTTTTTATGCCCAAAAGTGAAAGAATGTATAAAACATGATTTATCTCATAGTCTGATTTTTATTTTGAAATTACCTTTGAATCGAAATTTTTAATTCGAAGGCGATGGCGTGATGCAATTGCGTGAAGGATAGAAGTGGAGCTCTTTTTTATCCGCCGCGGCGGATAAAAAAAGCGGGAACGGATAGCCTGACCCGCTCCCGACCCTTCGGGATTTTGCGGGGCGCGCCCAAATTTTTGAAACAATAGATTGCTTATGTGTTATTCTTTTATCGGGTACTGATTTAC from Flavobacterium ovatum carries:
- the dnaK gene encoding molecular chaperone DnaK, with product MGKIIGIDLGTTNSCVSVMEGNEAVVIPNAEGKRTTPSIIAFVEGGEIKVGDPAKRQAVTNPTKTIASIKRFMGQSFAETTEEAKRVPYSVVKGDNNTPRVDIDGRLYSAQELSAMTLQKMKKTAEDYLGQTVTEAVITVPAYFNDAQRQATKEAGEIAGLKVMRIINEPTAAALAYGLDKKGIDQKIAVYDLGGGTFDISVLELGDGVFEVLSTNGDTHLGGDDFDQVIIDWLADEFNAEEGIDLRLDPMSLQRIKEAAEKAKIELSASAETEINLPYVTATASGPKHLVKKLSRAKFEQLADSLVKRSMAPVARALKDAGLSTSDIDEVILVGGSTRIPRIVEEVEKFFGKKASKGVNPDEVVAIGAAIQGGVLSGDVKDVLLLDVTPLSLGIETMGGIMTILIEANTTIPTKKSQVFSTAADSQPTVELHVLQGARAMAADNKTIGRFNLDGIPPAPRGVPQIEVSFDIDANGIIKVSATDKGTGKSHDIRIEASSGLTSEEIERMKQDAEANAESDKIARSRAEKLNEADSMIFQTETQLKELGAKLTDDNKVAVEYALTELRMAHQSQDVPAIQTALDNINAAWKKATEAMYAEGEQAQGGAQPQAEAQGDNVEDVEFEEVK